The following DNA comes from Curtobacterium sp. 9128.
CGGGTACACCGGTCGGGACCTGCTCGTGAAGTTCGCCGGGCACTACCACGGCCACTCCGACTCCCTGCTGGCCGAGGCCGGATCCGGCGTCGCGACACTTGCGCTCCCGGGGAGCGCCGGCATCACCGCGGAGACGGCGGCGCAGACCCTCGTGCTGCCGTACAACGACCTCGACGCCGTCCGCCGCGCGTTCGACGAGCACTCCGAGCGCATCGCCGGCGTCATCGTCGAGGCCGCCGCCGCGAACATGGGTGTGCTCGCGCCGGAACGTGGCTTCAACCGGGCGCTCGCGCAGATCGTGCAGTCGCACGGCGCGCTGCTCATCGTCGACGAGGTCCTGACCGGGTTCCGCGTCGGGGCCGCCGGGTGGTGGGGGCTCGAAGCGTCGAAGGTCGTCCCGGACGGCGCCGGGTGGAAGCCCGACCTGATCACGTTCGGCAAGGTCATCGGCGGCGGTATGCCCCTCGCGGCGCTCGGTGGTCGTCGCGAGGTCATGGACTACCTCGCCCCGCTCGGCCCCGTGTACCAGGCGGGGACGCTCTCCGGGAACCCGCTGGCGGTGGCCGCCGGGATCGCCACGCTCCGTGCGGCGACGGCATCGGTCTACGAGTCGCTGAACCGGACGGCGTCGGTGATCTCCGCGGCGACGTCGGAGGCGCTGTCGGCCGAGGGGGTCGCGCACACCGTCCAGCGCGCCGGGAACCTGTTCTCGTTCGCGTTCTCGGAGCAAGCACCGCGCAACTACGACGACGTGCGGGCGCAGGACACCTGGCGGTACGCGCCGGTCTTCCACGCGATGCTCGATGCCGGTGTGACGCTGCCGCCGAGTGTGTTCGAGGCGTGGTTCGTCACGGCCGCCCACGACGACCGTGCCGTCGGGCGGGTGCTCGACGCGCTGCCGGCTGCGGCGAAGGCGGCTGCAGCGGCCACGGCCCCCTGACCGCTGGTTGGATGGCGGCATGCAACTCGCCGAAGCCCTCATCGAGCGGGCCGACCTGCAGAAGCGCATCGAGCAGCTCCGCGCCCGGATCGCGGGGAACGCCCGCTACCAGGAGGGCGAGGAGCCGGACGAGGACGCCGCTGCGCTCCTGGTCGAAGCCGAGTCGGCGATCGATGCGCTGGAGTCGCTCGTCGCCCGCATCAACGCGACGAACTCCGCGACCGTGCTCCCCGACGGCACGACCGTGACCACACTCCTGGCGCGCCGTGACGCACTCCGGCTCCGGCACGCGCTGGTCACCGGCGCGGCGGACGCGACCGGTGGTGGCTCGTACCGGCAGATGCGCAGTGAGCTCCGCACGTTCGCCGCGCT
Coding sequences within:
- the hemL gene encoding glutamate-1-semialdehyde 2,1-aminomutase, whose product is MTNGQLFGRAKNSIPGGVNSPVRAYGSVGGTPRFLVSAKGPYVTDAEGREYVDMVASWGPAILGHAHPGTVEAVQQAAARGLSFGASTPGETELAELVKQRVSVDGDGPIEKLRLVSTGTEATMTAIRLARGYTGRDLLVKFAGHYHGHSDSLLAEAGSGVATLALPGSAGITAETAAQTLVLPYNDLDAVRRAFDEHSERIAGVIVEAAAANMGVLAPERGFNRALAQIVQSHGALLIVDEVLTGFRVGAAGWWGLEASKVVPDGAGWKPDLITFGKVIGGGMPLAALGGRREVMDYLAPLGPVYQAGTLSGNPLAVAAGIATLRAATASVYESLNRTASVISAATSEALSAEGVAHTVQRAGNLFSFAFSEQAPRNYDDVRAQDTWRYAPVFHAMLDAGVTLPPSVFEAWFVTAAHDDRAVGRVLDALPAAAKAAAAATAP
- a CDS encoding DIP1984 family protein, producing MQLAEALIERADLQKRIEQLRARIAGNARYQEGEEPDEDAAALLVEAESAIDALESLVARINATNSATVLPDGTTVTTLLARRDALRLRHALVTGAADATGGGSYRQMRSELRTFAALPTAELRSRADALAKELRELDATIQRTNWEVALAD